One region of Mobula birostris isolate sMobBir1 chromosome 24, sMobBir1.hap1, whole genome shotgun sequence genomic DNA includes:
- the LOC140187235 gene encoding myosin-4-like — protein MGDSEMAVFGSAAPYLRKSDKERLEAQNRPFDAKTACYVPDDKELYVKGTVKSREGGKATVETLLDKRTVTVKEDDILPMNPPKFDKIEDMAMMTHLNEASVLYNLKERYAAWMIYTYSGLFCVTVNPYKWLPVYDPQVVTGYRGKKRQEAPPHIFSISDNAYQFMQTDRENQSILITGESGAGKTVNTKRVIQYFASVGAVTDTSKKKETSGKMQGSLEDQIIQANPLLEAFGNAKTVRNDNSSRFGKFIRIHFGATGKLASADIETYLLEKSRVTFQLKAERSYHIFYQMMTNHKPEIVETCLITTNPYDYPFISQGEIAVKSIDDTEELVATDTAIDILGFTNDEKWGIYKLTGAVIHMGNMRFKQKQREEQAEPDGTEDADKVAYLTGLNSADLLKALCYPRVKVGNEFVTKGQTVQQVYNSIGALAKSIFEKMFLWMVIRINQQLDTRQARQYFIGVLDIAGFEIFDFNSLEQLCINFTNEKLQQFFNHHMFVLEQEEYKKEGIEWEFIDFGMDLAACIELIEKPMGIFSILEEECIVPKASDTSFRNKLYDQHLGKSNNFQKPKPARGKAEAHFSLVHYAGIVDYNVNGWLDKNKDPLNETVTGLFQKSSLKLLAHLYAAAPEAEGGGGGKKGGKKKGGSFQTVSALFRENLGKLMTNLRTTHPHFVRCIIPNETKTPGAMDNYLVIHQLRCNGVLEGIRICRKGFPSRIIYGDFKQRYRILNANAIPGGQFIDSKKASEKLLGSIDVDHTQYKFGHTKVFFKAGLLGLLEEMRDEKLAQLVTRTQAICRGFLMRVEFKRMMERREALYTLQYNIRAFTNVKHWPWMQLYFKIKPLLKSAETEKEMANMKEEFEKTKEALAKSEARRKELEEKMVALVQEKNDLQLQVQAESETLADAEERCEGLIKNKIQLEAKLKEANERLEDEEEINAELTAKKRKLEDECSELKKDIDDLELTLAKAEKEKHATENKVKNLTEEMATLDESIAKITKEKKALQEAHQQTLDDLQAEEDKVNTLTKTKTKLEQQVDDLEGSLEQEKKIRMDLERAKRKLEGDLKLSQEVIMDLENDKQQLDEKLKKKEFEISQLQSKVEGEQAMASQLQKKIKELQARTEELEEEIEAERTACAKTEKLRADLSRELEEISERLEEAGGATATQIEINKKREAEFQKMRRDLEECALQHEATAAALRKKQADSVAELGEQIDNLQRVKQKLEKEKSELKMEIDDLAGNMESVSKSKANLEKVARTLEDQVSEMKTKHDEHQRLINDLSTQKARFATENGELNRQVEEKESLVSQLTRGKQGYTQQIEELKRQMEEETKAKSALAHALQSARHDCDLLREQYEEEVEAKAELQRGMSKANSEVAQWRTKYETDAIQRTEELEEAKKKLAQRLQDAEEHIEAVNSKCASLEKTKQRLQGEVEDLMVDVERANSTAAALDKKQKNFDKVLAEWKQKYEESQAELEAGLKESHSLSTEIFKMKNAYEESLDHLETLKRENKNLQQEISDLTEQLGESGKALHEMEKVKKTAEMEKSEIQSALEEAEATLEHEESKILRVQLELNQVKSEVDRKIAEKDEEIDQVKRNHQRVVDTMQSALEAEVRSRNDALRIKKKMEGDLNEMEIQLEHANRQASEAQKHLRNVQGQLKDTQLHLDDACRNQEDLKEQLAIVERRSGLQQAEIEEMRAALEQTDRSRKIAEQELVDVTERVQLLHTQNTSLINTKKKLDSDLNHLQSEMEETIQESRNAEEKAKKAITDAAMMAEELKKEQDTSAHLERMKKNLEQTVKDLQHRLDEAEQLAMKGGKKQLQKLEARVRELENELEAEQKRGADAIKGVRKYERRVKELTYQSEEDRKNVLRLQDLVDKLQMKVKAYKRQCEESEEQANIHLSKFRKVQHELEEAEERADIAESQVNKLRSKTRDITMKSTEE, from the exons GACTGTGAACACGAAACGTGTCATTCAGTATTTCGCTTCCGTTGGAGCTGTTACTGACACATCCAAAAAGAAGGAAACTTCCGGGAAGATGCAG GGGTCCCTGGAAGATCAAATCATTCAGGCTAACCCACTGTTGGAAGCCTTTGGTAATGCCAAGACTGTAAGAAATGACAACTCGTCTCGCTTT GGTAAATTCATCAGAATTCACTTTGGTGCCACGGGGAAATTGGCTTCCGCTGACATTGAAACCT ATCTACTGGAAAAATCCAGAGTGACATTCCAGCTAAAAGCTGAAAGGAGTTACCACATTTTCTACCAGATGATGACCAATCACAAACCAGAAATTGTTG AGACTTGTCTAATTACCACCAATCCTTATGATTATCCATTCATCAGCCAGGGTGAGATTGCAGTCAAGAGTATTGATGACACAGAAGAATTGGTAGCAACTGAT ACTGCTATTGATATCCTTGGCTTCACTAATGATGAGAAGTGGGGTATCTACAAACTGACCGGAGCAGTAATACACATGGGCAATATGAGATTCAAGCAGAAACAGCGTGAGGAGCAGGCAGAGCCTGATGGCACAGAAG ATGCTGATAAAGTTGCCTACCTGACTGGTCTCAACTCAGCAGATCTGCTAAAGGCATTGTGCTATCCACGAGTAAAGGTTGGCAATGAATTTGTGACCAAAGGTCAGACTGTTCAGCAG GTCTACAACTCAATTGGCGCTCTTGCCAAATCCATTTTTGAGAAAATGTTCTTGTGGATGGTCATACGTATTAATCAACAACTGGACACaaggcaggccaggcagtatttcATTGGTGTGCTAGATATTGCTGGCTTTGAAATTTTTGAT TTCAACAGCCTGGAGCAATTATGTATCAACTTCACTAATGAGAAACTGCAACAGTTCTTCAACCACCACATGTTTGTTCTGGAACAAGAAGAGTACAAGAAGGAAGGAATTGAATGGGAATTCATTGACTTTGGTATGGATCTTGCTGCTTGCATTGAACTCATTGAGAAG CCTATGGGTATCTTCTCAATCCTTGAAGAGGAATGTATTGTCCCCAAGGCCTCAGATACTTCCTTCAGGAATAAACTGTATGATCAGCATCTTGGTAAGTCAAACAACTTCCAGAAGCCCAAACCTGCCAGAGGAAAGGCTGAAGCCCACTTCTCACTGGTCCATTATGCTGGCATTGTGGACTACAATGTTAATGGATGGCTGGATAAGAACAAGGATCCACTGAATGAAACTGTAACTGGGCTGTTCCAGAAGTCATCACTGAAACTCCTGGCTCATCTGTATGCTGCAGCTCCCGAAG CTGAAGGTGGTGGTGGCGGCAAGAAAGGAGGCAAAAAGAAGGGTGGTTCCTTCCAGACAGTATCTGCTCTGTTTAGG GAAAATCTGGGCAAGCTGATGACTAACCTGAGAACCACACATCCACATTTTGTGCGCTGTATCATCCCCAATGAGACAAAGACGCCAG GTGCCATGGATAATTACCTTGTCATACACCAGCTGAGGTGCAATGGTGTGCTGGAAGGTATCAGAATTTGCAGAAAAGGATTTCCAAGCAGAATCATCTATGGTGACTTCAAGCAAAG ATACAGAATTCTAAATGCAAATGCCATTCCCGGAGGTCAGTTCATTGATAGCAAGAAGGCATCTGAGAAGTTACTGGGATCTATTGATGTAGATCACACCCAGTACAAGTTTGGACACACAAAG GTGTTCTTCAAGGCTGGTCTCTTGGGTTTACTTGAAGAGATGAGAGATGAAAAGTTAGCGCAGCTTGTTACCCGTACTCAGGCTATATGCCGTGGCTTCTTGATGAGAGTTGAATTTAAGAGAATGATGGAAAGAAG GGAAGCACTGTATACTCTGCAGTACAACATCCGTGCATTCACAAATGTCAAACACTGGCCATGGATGCAACTGTACTTCAAGATCAAACCTCTTCTGAAGAGTGCTGAAACTGAAAAGGAAATGGCAAATATGAAAGAAGAGTTTGAGAAAACTAAGGAAGCGCTTGCCAAATCTGAAGCTCGGAGGAAGGAATTAGAAGAGAAAATGGTGGCCCTTGTACAGGAAAAGAATGATCTCCAACTTCAAGTCCAAGCG GAAAGTGAAACTCTGGCAGATGCAGAAGAGAGATGTGAGGGActgattaaaaataaaattcagcTGGAGGCTAAATTGAAGGAAGCTAATGAAAGACTGGAAGACGAAGAGGAGATAAATGCTGAGCTAACAGCCAAGAAAAGGAAACTTGAGGATGAGTGTTCAGAACTGAAGAAAGATATTGATGACTTGGAGCTGACGTTGGCCAAAGCTGAAAAGGAGAAACACGCCACTGAGAACAAG GTTAAGAATCTCACTGAAGAGATGGCCACTCTTGATGAAAGCATTGCtaaaattacaaaggaaaagaAAGCCCTCCAGGAGGCCCATCAGCAAACCCTGGATGACCTCCAGGCTGAGGAAGACAAAGTCAACACTCTAACCAAAACAAAGACTAAATTGGAACAACAAGTTGATGAT CTTGAAGGCAGTCTGGAGCAGGAGAAAAAAATCCGCATGGATCTTGAGCGTGCTAAGCGAAAGCTTGAAGGTGACCTGAAGCTGTCACAAGAAGTAATAATGGATTTGGAGAATGACAAGCAACAACTAGACGAAAAACTAAAGAA GAAAGAGTTTGAAATCAGCCAGCTTCAAAGTAAAGTTGAAGGTGAGCAGGCAATGGCTTCCCAGCTGCAGAAAAAGATTAAAGAATTACAG GCCCGTACTGAGGAGCTTGAGGAAGAAATTGAAGCTGAACGTACTGCTTGTGCTAAGACTGAGAAACTCAGAGCTGATCTTTCTCGGGAACTTGAAGAGATCAGTGAGCgactggaagaagctggtggggcaaCTGCAACTCAGATTGAAATAAACAAGAAACGTGAGGCAGAATTTCAGAAAATGCGCCGTGACCTGGAAGAATGTGCACTCCAGCATGAAGCCACAGCTGCTGCTCTTCGCAAGAAGCAGGCTGACAGTGTTGCAGAGCTTGGGGAACAAATCGACAATCTGCAACGTGTGAAACAGAAACTCGAGAAGGAAAAGAGTGAGCTGAAGATGGAAATTGATGACCTTGCCGGCAACATGGAGTCAGTGTCAAAATCTAAG GCAAACCTTGAGAAAGTAGCCAGGACACTGGAGGACCAGGTCAGTGAAATGAAGACCAAACATGATGAACATCAACGTTTGATCAATGACTTATCAACTCAGAAAGCACGTTTTGCAACAGAAAACG GGGAACTGAACCGCCAGGTGGAGGAGAAAGAATCCTTGGTATCTCAGCTGACAAGAGGGAAACAAGGATATACCCAACAGATTGAGGAACTCAAGAGGCAGATGGAGGAAGAAACAAAG GCTAAGAGTGCTCTGGCACATGCTCTGCAATCTGCCCGCCATGATTGTGATCTCCTCCGTGAACAATATGAAGAGGAAGTGGAGGCAAAGGCTGAGCTCCAACGTGGAATGTCCAAAGCCAACAGCGAAGTGGCTCAGTGGAGAACAAAATATGAAACTGATGCAATCCAGCGCACTGAGGAACTGGAAGAGGCCAA GAAGAAACTTGCTCAACGCCTGCAGGATGCAGAAGAGCACATTGAAGCTGTGAACTCCAAATGTGCTTCATTGGAAAAGACGAAGCAGAGATTGCAGGGTGAAGTGGAAGATCTTATGGTGGATGTTGAGAGGGCAAATTCAACAGCAGCAGCTCTCGACAAGAAACAAAAGAACTTTGACAAG GTCCTGGCAGAATGGAAACAGAAATACGAGGAAAGCCAAGCAGAACTGGAAGCAGGTCTGAAGGAATCTCACAGTCTGAGTACTGAAATCTTCAAGATGAAGAATGCATACGAGGAGTCTCTGGATCATCTTGAAACTCTTAAACGAGAGAACAAGAACCTGCAGC AGGAGATTTCTGATCTGACTGAGCAACTGGGTGAAAGTGGTAAGGCCCTCCatgagatggaaaaggtaaagaagaCAGCTGAGATGGAGAAGAGTGAAATTCAGTCAGCATTGGAGGAGGCAGAG GCCACTCTGGAACATGAGGAGAGCAAGATCCTCCGTGTTCAGCTGGAACTGAACCAAGTGAAATCTGAAGTTGACAGGAAGATTGCAGAGAAAGATGAGGAGATTGATCAGGTGAAGAGGAAccatcagagagttgtggacacgaTGCAAAGTGCTTTGGAGGCTGAAGTCAGGAGCAGAAATGATGCCCTTAGAATCAAGAAGAAAATGGAGGGCGATCTAAATGAAATGGAGATTCAGCTGGAACACGCCAATCGTCAGGCTTCAGAAGCTCAGAAACACCTCAGAAATGTGCAGGGTCAATTAAAG GACACACAGTTACACCTGGATGATGCTTGCAGAAACCAGGAAGACTTGAAGGAGCAACTGGCCATAGTGGAACGCAGAAGTGGTTTGCAACAGGCTGAGATTGAAGAAATGAGAGCGGCTCTGGAACAAACAGACAGATCTCGCAAGATTGCTGAACAAGAGCTTGTTGATGTCACTGAGAGAGTTCAGCTGCTGCATACACAG AACACTAGCCTCATCAATACAAAGAAAAAGCTGGACTCTGACCTGAACCATCTTCAGTCTGAAATGGAAGAAACTATCCAGGAGTCAAGAAATGCTGAAGAGAAAGCCAAGAAGGCTATCACTGAT GCTGCCATGATGGctgaagagctgaagaaggaacaGGACACCAGTGCTCACCTGGAGAGAATGAAGAAGAACCTTGAGCAGACAGTGAAGGATCTGCAGCATCGCCTGGATGAGGCTGAGCAACTGGCTATGAAAGGAGGAAAGAAGCAGCTCCAGAAACTGGAGGCTAGG GTACGTGAGCTGGAAAATGAGCTGGAAGCTGAGCAGAAGCGAGGTGCTGATGCCATTAAAGGTGTACGCAAGTACGAGAGAAGAGTCAAGGAACTGACCTATCAG TCTGAGGAAGACAGAAAGAATGTCCTGAGACTACAGGACTTGGTTGACAAGCTGCAGATGAAGGTTAAGGCATATAAGAGACAATGTGAGGAGTCT GAGGAACAGGCCAACATTCACCTGTCCAAGTTCAGGAAGGTGCAGCATGAACTGGAGGAGGCCGAGGAACGTGCTGACATTGCAGAGTCTCAAGTCAATAAACTTAGATCTAAAACCCGGGACATTACTATGAAG AGCACTGAAGAGTAG